The following proteins are co-located in the Trichormus variabilis 0441 genome:
- a CDS encoding cation:proton antiporter yields MVLESAISEEAIATNLKQFLLVLSVSLGVATLPQVFSWFRQIPYTLLLVIVGLGLAVVDVRLVVLSPALILSIFLPPLLFEAAWNLKWSDLQRDFVPISLYAVFGVIISIAGVAIGLNQLGGISLTTALLIGASLSATDPVSVTALFRELGVGTRLVTLMEGESLFNDGMAVVAFGFLVALPLGSAELGVQPILLQFFQVVGIGVAIGCLIGFAISYLTQRFDLPMVEQSLTLVSAYGTYLVTEDLGGSGVIGVVTTGLILGNFGSRIGMNPRTRIIVSEFWEFLAFFVNSIVFLLIGDQIRFASLGENLQIIAITVGAMIFMRAVTLFILSKLSVMMTQSQVSLPEQTILWWGGLRGSVSIALALSVPTVLPGREKIIATVFGVVLFTLLVQGLTIKPLLQKLNLLGDAPLREQYLQLVARIVALERVLQYLQTEKRPGIGPEFLRYQEKLVTGEIAELQTKIDKLHHEYPNLQNFTTEQFRDELLAIEADTYAEFVKSGRLNKELAPMLEDVLGHQRD; encoded by the coding sequence ATGGTACTTGAATCAGCAATTAGTGAAGAAGCGATCGCCACGAATCTCAAGCAGTTCCTTTTAGTACTTTCGGTTTCTTTAGGCGTAGCCACCTTACCCCAAGTATTTAGTTGGTTTCGCCAAATCCCTTATACCTTACTCCTGGTAATTGTCGGCTTGGGGTTAGCCGTTGTTGATGTGCGCCTAGTTGTTTTGTCTCCTGCTTTAATTTTGTCCATCTTTTTACCACCCTTATTATTTGAAGCCGCATGGAATTTGAAATGGTCAGATTTACAGCGAGATTTTGTGCCAATTTCTCTGTATGCGGTGTTTGGGGTGATAATCTCAATTGCCGGAGTAGCAATTGGACTTAATCAACTAGGTGGAATTTCTTTAACTACGGCGTTACTCATCGGTGCGAGTCTTTCTGCTACTGATCCGGTTTCTGTGACCGCTTTGTTTCGAGAATTGGGTGTAGGAACTCGTCTTGTCACCCTCATGGAAGGCGAAAGCTTATTCAATGATGGTATGGCAGTAGTCGCCTTTGGTTTTTTGGTGGCTTTGCCTTTGGGAAGTGCCGAATTGGGTGTTCAACCGATTTTGTTACAGTTTTTTCAAGTAGTTGGTATCGGTGTAGCGATAGGCTGTTTGATTGGCTTTGCTATTTCCTACCTGACCCAACGCTTTGATTTGCCAATGGTGGAACAGTCCTTAACTTTGGTGTCCGCTTACGGTACTTATCTCGTTACCGAAGACTTGGGCGGTTCCGGCGTGATTGGCGTTGTCACTACAGGTTTGATATTAGGTAACTTTGGTTCACGCATAGGCATGAATCCCCGGACGCGGATTATTGTTTCCGAATTCTGGGAATTTTTAGCCTTTTTTGTCAATTCGATTGTTTTTTTATTAATTGGCGACCAAATCCGCTTTGCCAGTTTAGGAGAAAACCTGCAAATCATTGCTATCACAGTAGGTGCAATGATTTTCATGCGAGCAGTTACACTATTTATTCTCAGCAAATTGAGCGTTATGATGACTCAATCACAAGTCTCCTTACCTGAACAGACTATTCTTTGGTGGGGTGGGTTACGTGGTTCGGTGTCAATTGCCCTGGCATTGAGTGTACCGACTGTATTGCCAGGGCGAGAAAAAATCATTGCTACTGTCTTTGGAGTAGTCTTATTTACCCTACTAGTCCAGGGATTAACAATTAAGCCCCTGCTACAAAAGCTCAATTTGCTCGGCGATGCACCCTTACGCGAACAATATTTACAATTAGTCGCCCGTATTGTTGCTCTAGAACGAGTATTGCAATACCTGCAAACAGAAAAACGTCCCGGTATCGGCCCAGAGTTTCTTCGTTACCAAGAAAAACTTGTCACAGGCGAAATTGCAGAATTGCAAACCAAGATTGATAAATTACACCATGAATACCCCAATCTTCAAAACTTTACAACAGAACAATTCCGCGATGAACTATTAGCAATTGAGGCAGATACTTATGCGGAATTTGTCAAGTCTGGGCGATTAAATAAAGAATTAGCGCCGATGTTGGAAGATGTATTAGGGCATCAAAGAGACTAA
- a CDS encoding alpha/beta fold hydrolase: MTMTVHWRERVGNQRDWVWRGWRTRYTYIRPSQEGQEKTPLILLHGFGASIGHWRHNLEVLGESHTVYALDMLGFGGSEKAPANYSIELWVEQVYDFWRAFIRQPVVLIGNSNGSLISLAAAAAHPDMVKGIVMMSLPDPSLEQEMIPPFLRPVVTTIKNIVASPIFLKPVFYFVRRPSILRRWAGIAYANPAAITDELVDILAGPPQDRGSARAFSALFKAAIGVNFSPSVKAILPTLQIPMLLIWGNKDRFVPPILANQFAQYNEKLQLLNLDDVGHCPHDECPEQVNKAILAWMDKSLGDY; this comes from the coding sequence GTGACCATGACGGTACACTGGCGGGAACGGGTAGGGAATCAACGAGATTGGGTTTGGCGGGGGTGGCGGACTCGTTATACTTACATTCGTCCTAGCCAAGAAGGCCAGGAAAAAACCCCTCTAATTTTACTGCACGGTTTTGGTGCTTCTATTGGTCATTGGCGACATAATTTGGAGGTTTTGGGCGAATCTCATACAGTCTATGCGCTGGATATGCTTGGTTTTGGTGGTTCGGAAAAAGCCCCTGCAAATTACAGTATTGAACTTTGGGTGGAGCAAGTTTACGATTTTTGGCGAGCTTTTATCCGTCAACCAGTGGTATTGATTGGAAATTCTAATGGTTCTTTGATTTCTTTAGCGGCGGCGGCGGCTCACCCCGATATGGTTAAGGGGATTGTGATGATGAGTTTACCAGACCCATCATTAGAGCAAGAAATGATTCCACCTTTTTTAAGGCCTGTAGTCACGACAATCAAAAATATTGTCGCTTCTCCAATATTTTTAAAGCCAGTGTTTTATTTCGTGCGCCGTCCCAGCATTCTCCGCCGTTGGGCTGGTATTGCTTACGCCAATCCCGCAGCCATCACCGACGAGCTGGTGGATATTTTAGCTGGGCCTCCCCAGGATAGGGGTTCAGCCCGTGCTTTTAGTGCTTTGTTTAAAGCGGCGATCGGTGTTAACTTTAGTCCTAGTGTCAAAGCTATATTGCCAACTCTACAAATTCCCATGCTGTTGATTTGGGGAAACAAAGATAGGTTTGTTCCGCCGATTTTGGCTAACCAATTCGCTCAATACAACGAAAAGTTGCAATTGCTCAACCTAGACGATGTAGGGCATTGTCCCCATGATGAATGCCCAGAACAGGTAAACAAGGCGATTTTGGCATGGATGGATAAGTCCTTGGGAGATTACTAA
- the infC gene encoding translation initiation factor IF-3, with protein MPVIEKKRTRDLPQINERIRFPKIRVIDTDGSQLGILTPQEALQLAEEKELDLVLLSDKADPPVCRIMDYGKYKFEQEKKAREARKKQHTADVKEVKMRYKIEEHDYNVRVKQAERFLKDGDKVKATVMFRGREIQHSDLAEDLLKRMATDLEPFGEVQQAPKKEGRNMMMLISPKK; from the coding sequence ATGCCTGTGATTGAGAAAAAAAGAACTCGCGATCTGCCCCAAATTAACGAACGGATCCGCTTCCCGAAAATTCGAGTCATTGACACTGATGGTTCCCAGCTAGGAATTCTAACTCCACAGGAAGCGCTGCAACTAGCAGAGGAGAAGGAGCTGGATCTAGTGCTACTCAGTGACAAGGCCGACCCGCCGGTGTGTCGGATTATGGATTACGGGAAATACAAGTTCGAGCAGGAGAAGAAGGCGCGGGAAGCTCGAAAGAAACAGCACACGGCTGATGTGAAAGAAGTGAAGATGCGCTACAAAATCGAGGAACACGACTACAATGTCCGTGTTAAGCAAGCAGAACGCTTCTTGAAAGATGGTGATAAAGTCAAAGCAACTGTGATGTTCCGGGGTCGAGAGATTCAACACAGTGACCTGGCAGAAGATTTACTGAAGCGAATGGCAACGGATCTGGAACCGTTTGGTGAAGTGCAACAAGCACCCAAAAAAGAAGGGCGAAACATGATGATGCTCATCTCGCCTAAGAAGTAA
- a CDS encoding ester cyclase produces the protein MSQIDIEKLHLWVQDRDTVLKYSTHVDWRYGEKPDYTHSNEKLAQESTRNHPSNSLETLVQNLVRTFDIEANFKTNPAQWLSVVPDQFRMSTNGGSRHTITDLINSGTYKLMIGNTKNYKATEENFETSTGLFHTAFPNGFLWEVLEVYSGPPEIVFKWRHWGEFKGEFKGYAPTDEMIEVIGTSVVRVTDDLKILSLEHYYDNTQFLAKLTSGGKLLKTPQNQQKKSNSLWRRFWNFIRKLWGKREKSASANLQTSRCPFAAVMK, from the coding sequence ATGAGTCAAATTGACATCGAAAAACTTCATCTTTGGGTACAAGATAGAGACACTGTATTAAAGTACAGCACTCATGTTGACTGGCGTTATGGTGAAAAACCAGATTATACCCATTCTAATGAAAAACTTGCCCAGGAAAGTACACGTAATCACCCATCCAATTCACTGGAAACACTGGTACAAAATTTGGTGCGTACCTTTGATATTGAAGCTAACTTTAAAACAAATCCTGCTCAGTGGCTTTCTGTTGTTCCCGACCAATTTCGCATGAGTACCAATGGAGGTTCTCGCCATACCATCACAGACTTGATTAATTCAGGTACTTATAAATTGATGATTGGCAATACCAAAAATTACAAAGCCACTGAGGAAAACTTTGAAACTTCCACTGGTCTATTTCATACAGCTTTTCCTAACGGCTTTTTGTGGGAAGTTCTAGAAGTTTATTCAGGGCCACCGGAGATTGTTTTTAAATGGCGACACTGGGGGGAATTTAAAGGTGAATTTAAAGGCTATGCACCCACAGACGAGATGATAGAAGTCATTGGTACAAGCGTTGTGCGCGTCACAGATGATTTAAAAATCCTTTCTTTGGAACACTATTATGACAATACCCAGTTCCTAGCAAAGCTGACATCTGGTGGTAAATTACTAAAAACTCCCCAAAATCAGCAAAAAAAATCTAATTCTCTCTGGCGGAGGTTTTGGAATTTCATCCGAAAACTTTGGGGAAAAAGGGAGAAATCAGCATCAGCAAATTTACAAACTAGCCGTTGTCCTTTTGCTGCTGTTATGAAGTAA
- a CDS encoding CAP domain-containing protein, giving the protein MKLPDKYENILLKNIWVMWGAIALLSTSCEQVIESLPPLPTVEIPSNQPEKPQIPVESATTAQIETAVRQGINQVRQKNGLQPLQNNVKLAQVARKYSRQMAEKNFFSHTGADGSTPADRVRAGGISYWVVGENLYTSTNIPRPVPSAIEGWMKSPGHRENILRPVFAETGVGVWRVGNTYYITQLFLRRSPLGWP; this is encoded by the coding sequence GTGAAATTACCAGATAAATACGAAAATATATTACTCAAAAATATTTGGGTGATGTGGGGTGCTATCGCCTTATTATCTACTAGCTGTGAGCAGGTAATTGAATCTTTGCCACCTCTCCCAACAGTTGAAATACCATCAAATCAGCCAGAAAAACCCCAAATTCCCGTAGAATCTGCCACAACTGCCCAAATCGAAACGGCCGTCCGCCAAGGTATCAACCAAGTACGACAAAAAAACGGGTTACAACCCCTACAAAATAACGTCAAACTAGCACAAGTAGCCCGTAAATACAGCCGACAAATGGCAGAAAAGAACTTTTTTAGTCATACCGGCGCTGATGGCAGTACCCCAGCAGATAGAGTCCGTGCTGGGGGTATTTCTTATTGGGTAGTCGGTGAAAATCTATACACAAGCACAAACATTCCTCGTCCTGTACCATCGGCGATTGAAGGGTGGATGAAAAGCCCTGGACATCGAGAAAATATTCTCCGCCCCGTATTTGCAGAGACAGGGGTAGGAGTGTGGCGAGTAGGTAAT
- a CDS encoding DUF389 domain-containing protein — MGINIRDRFQNFRRKQRQPEQLQQLQVDLFKESILDISYIALIVGSCAIATFGLLSNSSAVIIGAMIIAPLMLPIRGLAFGALQGDIGLFRQGVISVALGTLLALAIAFSLGLIVGLPDYGSEVLARSEPTLLDLGIAVAAGAISAYAKVESKISGSLAGTAIAVALMPPICVIGLGLAKADFALSLGATLLYLTNLLGITLSCMVTFLAAGYTSMSQARRPIVWTLVLTAILVIPLGVSFARLVRQTQLETSLRRALLNRTVTFQRLQLFRSSTNWLVNPPEVRLSVRANDPVTPRQVKLLEEFVEREMGQPFTLIFEVGQVEEVKSSEP, encoded by the coding sequence TTGGGTATTAACATTCGAGACCGCTTTCAGAACTTCAGGCGCAAACAAAGACAGCCAGAACAACTACAACAGTTACAAGTAGATTTATTTAAAGAGTCAATTTTAGATATATCTTATATCGCACTAATAGTTGGTTCCTGTGCGATCGCTACTTTTGGTCTATTGTCAAATAGTAGCGCTGTCATTATCGGTGCGATGATTATCGCTCCTCTGATGTTGCCCATTCGCGGATTAGCTTTTGGTGCTTTGCAAGGTGATATTGGCTTATTCCGCCAAGGTGTAATCTCAGTAGCGTTAGGTACATTATTAGCGCTGGCGATCGCTTTCTCTTTGGGTTTAATAGTGGGACTACCTGATTATGGTAGTGAAGTCTTGGCTCGTTCCGAACCAACTCTATTAGACTTAGGTATTGCCGTCGCGGCTGGTGCTATTAGTGCTTATGCCAAAGTTGAGTCAAAAATTTCTGGTAGTTTAGCAGGTACAGCGATCGCAGTAGCTCTCATGCCTCCTATATGCGTAATTGGTCTGGGTTTAGCAAAGGCAGATTTCGCACTCAGTTTGGGCGCAACCTTACTCTACCTCACCAATCTACTCGGTATTACCCTCTCCTGTATGGTGACATTTTTGGCAGCAGGCTATACTTCTATGAGCCAAGCACGTCGCCCCATCGTTTGGACTTTAGTACTAACAGCTATTCTGGTTATTCCTTTAGGTGTGAGCTTTGCTCGACTTGTACGACAGACGCAATTAGAAACCAGTTTACGTAGAGCATTATTAAATCGTACTGTCACCTTTCAACGCCTACAATTATTTAGAAGTAGTACCAACTGGTTAGTTAATCCTCCGGAAGTACGGCTGAGTGTGCGAGCCAATGACCCGGTTACACCCCGACAAGTAAAGCTACTAGAAGAATTTGTCGAGCGAGAAATGGGACAACCATTCACCTTGATTTTTGAAGTTGGTCAAGTTGAAGAAGTGAAAAGTTCTGAGCCTTAG